Proteins encoded by one window of Streptococcus suis S735:
- the fusA gene encoding elongation factor G: MAREFSLEKTRNIGIMAHVDAGKTTTTERILYYTGKIHKIGETHEGASQMDWMEQEQERGITITSAATTAQWNNHRVNIIDTPGHVDFTIEVQRSLRVLDGAVTVLDSQSGVEPQTETVWRQATEYGVPRIVFANKMDKIGADFLYSVSTLHERLQANAHPIQLPIGSEDEFRGIIDLIKMKAEIYTNDLGTDILEEDIPAEYLEQAEEYREKLVEAVAETDEELMMKYLEGEEITNDELKAAIRKATINVEFFPVLCGSAFKNKGVQLMLDAVIDYLPSPLDIPAIKGVNPDTDAEEERHASDEEPFAALAFKIMTDPFVGRLTFFRVYSGVLNSGSYVLNTSKGKRERIGRILQMHANSRQEIETVYAGDIAAAVGLKDTTTGDSLTDEKAKIILESIHVPEPVIQLMVEPKSKADQDKMGIALSKLAEEDPTFRVETNVETGETVISGMGELHLDVLVDRMRREFKVEANVGAPQVSYRETFRASTQARGFFKRQSGGKGQFGDVWIEFTPNEEGKGFEFENAIVGGVVPREFIPAVEKGLVESMANGVLAGYPIVDVKAKLYDGSYHDVDSSETAFKVAASLALKEAAKSAQPTILEPMMLVTITAPEDNLGDVMGHVTARRGRVDGMEARGNTQIVRAYVPLAEMFGYATVLRSATQGRGTFMMVFDHYEDVPKSVQDEIIKKNGGNA, translated from the coding sequence ATGGCACGCGAATTTTCATTAGAAAAAACTCGTAATATCGGTATCATGGCGCACGTTGACGCGGGTAAAACAACGACAACTGAGCGTATTCTTTACTACACTGGTAAAATCCACAAAATCGGTGAAACTCACGAAGGTGCATCGCAAATGGACTGGATGGAGCAAGAGCAAGAGCGTGGTATCACTATCACATCTGCTGCGACAACAGCTCAATGGAACAACCACCGTGTAAACATCATCGACACACCAGGACACGTGGACTTCACAATCGAAGTGCAACGTTCACTTCGCGTTCTTGATGGTGCGGTAACCGTTCTTGACTCACAGTCAGGTGTTGAGCCACAAACTGAAACAGTATGGCGTCAAGCAACTGAATACGGTGTTCCACGTATCGTATTCGCTAACAAAATGGATAAAATCGGTGCTGACTTCCTTTACTCAGTAAGCACACTCCATGAGCGTCTTCAAGCAAATGCTCATCCAATCCAATTGCCAATCGGTTCTGAAGATGAGTTCCGTGGTATCATCGACTTGATCAAGATGAAAGCTGAAATCTATACTAACGACCTTGGTACAGATATTCTTGAAGAAGATATTCCAGCTGAATACCTTGAGCAAGCTGAAGAATACCGTGAAAAATTGGTTGAAGCAGTTGCTGAAACTGATGAAGAATTGATGATGAAATACCTTGAAGGTGAAGAAATCACAAATGACGAATTGAAAGCTGCTATCCGTAAAGCAACTATCAACGTTGAATTCTTCCCAGTATTGTGTGGTTCAGCCTTCAAAAACAAAGGTGTTCAGTTGATGCTTGATGCGGTTATCGACTACCTTCCAAGCCCACTTGACATCCCTGCTATTAAAGGTGTTAACCCAGATACAGATGCTGAAGAAGAGCGTCATGCATCAGATGAGGAGCCATTTGCAGCTCTTGCCTTCAAGATCATGACTGACCCATTCGTAGGTCGTTTGACATTCTTCCGTGTATACTCAGGTGTCCTTAACAGCGGTTCATACGTATTGAACACTTCTAAAGGTAAACGTGAGCGTATTGGACGTATCCTTCAAATGCACGCAAACAGCCGTCAAGAAATTGAAACTGTTTATGCAGGTGACATCGCCGCTGCGGTTGGTTTGAAAGATACTACAACTGGTGACTCATTGACAGATGAAAAAGCAAAAATCATCCTTGAGTCAATCCACGTTCCAGAACCAGTTATCCAATTGATGGTTGAGCCTAAATCTAAAGCTGACCAAGACAAGATGGGTATTGCCCTTTCTAAATTGGCTGAAGAAGATCCAACATTCCGCGTTGAAACAAACGTTGAAACTGGTGAAACAGTTATCTCTGGTATGGGTGAGTTGCACTTGGATGTCCTTGTTGACCGTATGCGTCGTGAATTCAAGGTTGAAGCAAACGTAGGTGCTCCTCAAGTATCATACCGTGAAACATTCCGCGCTTCTACACAAGCTCGTGGTTTCTTCAAACGCCAGTCTGGTGGTAAAGGTCAATTCGGTGACGTTTGGATCGAATTCACACCAAACGAAGAAGGTAAAGGTTTCGAGTTCGAGAACGCTATCGTCGGTGGTGTGGTTCCACGTGAATTCATCCCAGCGGTTGAAAAAGGTCTCGTAGAATCTATGGCTAACGGTGTTCTTGCTGGTTACCCAATTGTTGACGTTAAAGCTAAGCTTTACGATGGTTCATACCACGATGTCGACTCATCTGAAACAGCCTTCAAAGTGGCTGCATCTCTTGCCCTTAAAGAAGCGGCTAAATCAGCTCAACCAACTATCCTTGAGCCAATGATGCTTGTAACAATCACTGCACCTGAAGATAACCTAGGTGACGTTATGGGTCACGTTACTGCACGTCGTGGTCGCGTTGATGGTATGGAAGCTCGTGGTAACACACAGATTGTTCGTGCTTATGTACCACTTGCTGAAATGTTTGGTTACGCAACTGTTCTTCGTTCAGCAACACAAGGTCGCGGTACTTTCATGATGGTATTTGACCACTACGAAGATGTACCAAAATCTGTACAAGATGAAATCATTAAGAAAAACGGTGGCAATGCATAA
- the gap gene encoding type I glyceraldehyde-3-phosphate dehydrogenase: MVVKVGINGFGRIGRLAFRRIQNVEGVEVTRINDLTDPVMLAHLLKYDTTQGRFDGTVEVKDGGFEVNGKFVKVSAEREPGNIDWATDGVDIVLEATGFFASKEKAEQHIHANGAKKVVITAPGGNDVKTVVFNTNHDILDGTETVISGASCTTNCLAPMAKALHDAFGVQKGLMTTIHGYTGDQMVLDGPHRGGDLRRARAAAANIVPNSTGAAKAIGLVIPELNGKLDGAAQRVPVPTGSVTELVATLDKKVTAEEVNAAMKAAATESFGYTEDQLVSSDIVGISFGSLFDATQTKVIEVDGEQLVKVVSWYDNEMSYTAQLVRTLEYFAKIAK; this comes from the coding sequence ATGGTAGTTAAAGTTGGTATTAACGGTTTCGGACGTATCGGTCGTCTTGCTTTCCGTCGTATCCAAAACGTAGAAGGTGTTGAAGTTACTCGTATCAACGACCTTACAGATCCAGTAATGCTTGCACACTTGTTGAAATATGACACAACTCAAGGTCGTTTCGACGGTACTGTTGAAGTTAAAGACGGTGGTTTCGAAGTTAACGGTAAATTCGTTAAAGTTTCTGCAGAGCGCGAGCCAGGAAACATCGACTGGGCTACTGATGGCGTAGATATCGTTTTGGAAGCTACAGGTTTCTTTGCTTCTAAAGAAAAAGCTGAGCAACACATCCACGCTAACGGTGCTAAAAAAGTTGTTATCACTGCTCCTGGTGGTAACGATGTTAAGACTGTTGTTTTCAACACTAACCACGACATCCTTGATGGTACTGAAACAGTTATCTCAGGTGCTTCATGTACTACAAACTGTTTGGCACCAATGGCTAAAGCTCTTCACGATGCATTTGGCGTTCAAAAAGGTTTGATGACTACAATCCACGGTTACACTGGTGACCAAATGGTTCTTGACGGACCACACCGTGGTGGTGACCTTCGTCGTGCACGTGCTGCTGCTGCAAACATCGTTCCTAACTCAACTGGTGCTGCTAAAGCTATCGGCTTGGTAATCCCAGAATTGAACGGTAAACTTGACGGTGCTGCACAACGTGTTCCAGTTCCAACAGGTTCTGTAACTGAATTGGTTGCAACTCTTGACAAGAAAGTAACTGCTGAAGAAGTAAACGCTGCTATGAAAGCTGCTGCTACTGAATCATTTGGTTACACTGAAGACCAACTCGTATCTTCAGATATCGTAGGTATCTCATTCGGTTCATTGTTTGATGCAACTCAAACTAAAGTTATCGAAGTTGATGGCGAGCAATTGGTTAAAGTTGTTTCATGGTACGACAACGAAATGTCTTACACTGCACAACTTGTTCGTACTCTTGAGTACTTCGCAAAAATCGCTAAATAA
- a CDS encoding M13 family metallopeptidase yields the protein MRKKLKFLLVAVACATFLTACGTSNSSAPKAGEATPQTDFHSYINAQWLKNTKLGAGESQIDNLSQLSEKTQEAIQEMIDQLDMDYSKLQAGSDEKKLIDFYRLAADFDTRNKLGLEPIKPYLEEIKKASTMEELNKILVALYGKNIRNLLHINVTQDIKDSNKNTIYVDPHELSFPKENYDGTDEFSLKNQKAFKAYLQEVFSLSGETSKEASSKADLLFNLEKEMAAVQRPKEEANNFEAMYNEKTWDEVKALVPNLPIAELVSELGLQNAPTTVVSDPDALKKLNELYQEKNLDALKALLQYRVIAHYNAYLSSNLIEAKAKYDGVATGAVDTPSQKEVAQAAIDANFSDMIGKVYVKHHFSEESKANILSMVQEIKATYAERIKAVQWMSEETKMRALKKLDTLVVKIGYPDQWKDYSQLAIQSKEEGGSLLSNFDMVKTLELREEMGQFGKPFDKSQFGMPSHTVNAYYSPTNNEIVFPAGILQAPLYDPKASPEENLGGIGAVIGHEISHAFDKAGSQFDEKGNLVNWWKPEDLEKFNKKVQQAADIYSKLEVAPGYYVNGEISTGEIMADLGGLTVAIDIAQKKGYDTKKVFESYGKAWREVTTKEFAIANISDEHPPAKYRVNNIVNQIDQFYTDFNVKEGDPMYVKPEDRLRVW from the coding sequence ATGAGAAAAAAACTAAAATTTTTATTAGTAGCAGTCGCCTGTGCGACATTTTTGACAGCCTGTGGCACAAGTAATTCCTCGGCTCCCAAAGCAGGTGAAGCAACACCACAGACGGATTTTCATTCTTATATCAATGCGCAATGGTTGAAAAATACAAAATTAGGTGCCGGTGAATCGCAAATAGATAATCTGAGTCAACTCTCTGAGAAAACGCAAGAAGCGATACAGGAGATGATTGACCAGCTGGATATGGACTATTCCAAGCTGCAAGCTGGTAGTGATGAGAAAAAACTTATTGATTTTTACCGATTGGCAGCCGATTTTGATACTCGCAACAAATTGGGGTTAGAGCCTATTAAGCCTTATCTAGAGGAGATTAAAAAAGCCTCTACCATGGAAGAACTCAACAAGATTCTGGTGGCCCTATACGGCAAAAACATCCGCAATTTGCTTCATATAAACGTTACTCAAGATATAAAAGACAGTAACAAAAACACCATCTACGTTGACCCTCACGAGTTAAGTTTTCCAAAAGAAAATTATGATGGCACAGATGAATTTTCATTGAAAAATCAAAAAGCCTTTAAAGCCTATCTGCAGGAAGTATTTAGCTTGTCAGGAGAAACCTCAAAAGAAGCCTCTTCTAAGGCAGATCTCCTCTTTAATTTGGAAAAAGAGATGGCTGCAGTGCAACGGCCAAAAGAAGAAGCCAATAACTTTGAAGCCATGTATAACGAGAAGACTTGGGATGAGGTCAAAGCACTGGTTCCCAACCTACCGATTGCTGAGTTGGTTTCTGAGTTAGGACTTCAGAATGCCCCAACGACAGTCGTATCAGATCCAGATGCTCTAAAAAAATTAAATGAACTCTATCAAGAAAAGAATTTAGACGCTCTTAAGGCTCTGCTCCAATATCGTGTGATTGCCCATTACAATGCTTATCTGTCAAGCAATTTAATCGAGGCAAAAGCGAAATACGACGGCGTAGCAACCGGTGCGGTAGATACTCCGAGTCAGAAAGAAGTTGCTCAAGCGGCCATTGATGCAAATTTCTCCGATATGATTGGCAAAGTTTACGTTAAACACCATTTTTCAGAAGAATCCAAGGCTAATATCCTATCTATGGTTCAAGAGATTAAAGCGACTTATGCAGAGCGAATCAAAGCAGTGCAGTGGATGTCTGAAGAAACCAAGATGCGGGCCTTGAAAAAACTAGATACATTGGTTGTTAAAATCGGCTATCCAGACCAGTGGAAGGATTACTCACAACTTGCTATCCAATCCAAGGAAGAAGGGGGGAGTCTTCTTTCTAACTTCGATATGGTAAAAACACTTGAATTGCGTGAAGAGATGGGGCAATTTGGCAAGCCTTTTGATAAGTCGCAGTTCGGCATGCCTTCTCACACGGTGAATGCCTATTACAGCCCAACTAACAACGAAATTGTCTTTCCAGCGGGGATTTTACAGGCTCCTCTCTACGATCCAAAAGCTAGTCCCGAAGAAAATCTAGGTGGAATCGGGGCTGTTATCGGTCATGAAATTTCCCATGCCTTTGATAAGGCTGGTTCTCAATTTGATGAAAAGGGGAACCTTGTCAACTGGTGGAAACCAGAAGACCTTGAAAAATTTAATAAAAAGGTTCAACAGGCAGCAGATATCTACTCTAAATTGGAAGTGGCTCCGGGCTACTATGTCAATGGCGAAATTTCAACCGGTGAAATCATGGCGGATCTCGGTGGTTTAACGGTTGCCATTGATATTGCTCAGAAAAAAGGCTACGATACGAAGAAAGTCTTCGAGTCTTATGGTAAAGCATGGCGTGAAGTCACCACCAAAGAATTTGCTATTGCCAACATCAGCGACGAACATCCACCAGCTAAATATCGGGTTAACAACATTGTCAACCAAATTGATCAATTCTATACAGACTTCAATGTCAAAGAAGGGGATCCAATGTATGTGAAACCAGAAGACCGCCTACGAGTGTGGTAA